In Candidatus Woesearchaeota archaeon, one genomic interval encodes:
- the asnB gene encoding asparagine synthase (glutamine-hydrolyzing) produces MCGINGFNWKDEKLVSAMNTTIKHRGPDDSGKFISDTVTLGHVRLSILDLSEKGHQPMGINKDLLIYKDNKLETADYVVVYNGEIYNFEEINKRLNCKLESSCDTETLLRAYEKWGVDCVKEFNGMWAFCIYDKKKNILFCSRDRLGQKPFHYYYNKNNFAFSSELKGLLKIPQNFKTAVSKEALELYFTLGFIPSPLTIYENNFKLEAGHNLIFDLKKNTLKKITYYEPSKFKPEHNKKKLILEGRKIFSEATRLRMIADVPVGAFLSGGLDSSAVVGEMRKNTKAKNLNTFSIGFDKEYDETKYIDLVKRFYKTKHHHHYFKRKDFENLIETYSESYDEPFADYSGFPTLKVSEMARKHVTVALSGDGGDEIFGGYNMHKMGAQMDLLSKLPRFVRKIIAKLPIKENIGSMASFYLLKEAASLSLYPKEEFYAKALAKNKLKSKAFDEWTKRTLKESLTKTDGSYAEMLRYHDLMYNTLGDKFLVKVDRASMQYALEVRSPFLDYRFVEFAQKIPVKWKATVFKTKILMRDIIKDNVPKEILNRGKQGFTPPLDKWILDKKYEPVLKSGLKSLETIHPEIAKYYKEKVFKEYKKNTKQQEKNRIVINNKIKLFIFQKWLKQN; encoded by the coding sequence ATGTGTGGAATTAACGGATTTAATTGGAAAGATGAAAAACTTGTTAGTGCAATGAATACTACAATAAAACACAGAGGCCCTGATGACTCTGGTAAATTCATTTCAGATACAGTTACTTTAGGACATGTAAGGCTGTCAATTCTTGATTTAAGCGAGAAAGGACACCAGCCAATGGGTATTAATAAGGATTTGTTAATATATAAAGACAATAAACTCGAAACTGCAGATTATGTTGTTGTATACAACGGAGAAATTTATAATTTTGAAGAAATTAATAAAAGACTCAATTGTAAATTAGAATCGAGCTGCGATACAGAAACTCTTCTTAGAGCATATGAAAAATGGGGTGTTGATTGTGTTAAAGAATTCAATGGAATGTGGGCGTTTTGTATTTATGACAAAAAAAAGAACATTTTATTTTGTTCAAGAGATCGTCTAGGACAGAAGCCTTTTCATTATTATTATAATAAAAATAATTTTGCTTTTAGTTCAGAACTAAAAGGCTTACTTAAGATTCCTCAAAATTTTAAAACAGCTGTTTCCAAAGAAGCGTTGGAACTATATTTTACTCTTGGCTTCATACCCTCGCCTTTGACGATATATGAAAACAATTTCAAATTAGAAGCAGGACACAATTTAATTTTTGATTTGAAAAAAAATACTTTGAAAAAAATAACATACTATGAACCGTCAAAGTTCAAACCTGAACATAATAAAAAGAAGCTTATTTTAGAGGGCAGAAAAATATTTTCTGAAGCGACAAGACTGCGAATGATTGCAGATGTACCTGTAGGTGCCTTCCTTTCAGGAGGACTTGATTCTAGCGCTGTTGTGGGAGAAATGAGAAAGAATACTAAGGCCAAGAATCTTAATACATTTAGCATTGGCTTTGATAAGGAGTATGATGAAACAAAATATATTGATCTAGTTAAGAGGTTCTACAAAACCAAACACCATCACCACTATTTCAAAAGAAAAGACTTTGAAAATCTTATTGAAACATATTCAGAAAGCTATGATGAACCCTTCGCGGATTATTCTGGATTTCCAACACTAAAAGTCTCAGAAATGGCTAGAAAGCACGTAACTGTTGCACTATCAGGAGATGGTGGAGATGAAATTTTTGGCGGTTACAATATGCATAAAATGGGAGCTCAGATGGATCTGCTTAGTAAATTACCCAGATTTGTAAGAAAGATTATTGCAAAACTTCCAATAAAGGAAAATATTGGCTCTATGGCTTCATTTTATCTACTAAAAGAAGCAGCATCATTATCCCTTTATCCAAAAGAAGAATTCTATGCTAAGGCTCTAGCAAAAAATAAGTTAAAGAGTAAAGCATTTGATGAATGGACCAAAAGAACTCTTAAAGAGTCTTTAACAAAAACAGATGGCTCATACGCTGAAATGCTCAGATATCATGATTTGATGTATAATACGCTAGGAGATAAATTCCTCGTCAAGGTAGATAGAGCCTCGATGCAATACGCTTTAGAAGTAAGAAGTCCCTTTTTAGACTACAGATTTGTGGAATTTGCTCAGAAAATACCTGTAAAATGGAAAGCTACTGTATTTAAAACCAAGATACTTATGAGAGACATTATAAAAGACAATGTTCCGAAGGAAATACTTAATAGAGGAAAACAAGGATTTACCCCGCCACTAGATAAATGGATTCTTGACAAGAAATATGAACCAGTCCTAAAAAGCGGTTTAAAATCGCTTGAAACAATACATCCTGAAATTGCTAAATACTATAAAGAAAAGGTTTTTAAAGAATATAAAAAGAACACAAAACAACAAGAAAAAAACAGAATAGTCATAAACAATAAAATAAAACTATTCATCTTTCAAAAATGGCTCAAACAAAATTAA
- a CDS encoding class I SAM-dependent methyltransferase, which yields MAQTKLKYLYEETYLSDKHFSFGENWKIYLKNLNNKKIKLAEKSLIDFLKNKDAIKNKTFLDLGCGSGLFSLASINLGAKKVVSVDVDKDSVACAQFLKKKYCKNNNSWKIIYGSALNDSLLKKLGKFDIIYSWGVLHHTGDMYKAFKNIDYVAKKGSFIYLAIYNDNRKVLEGKSVFWHKIKKIYNKSGTFVKQLMYQTYKTYLILGITTSGKNPAKYIREYETLRGMNFYTDIKDWLGGYPYQYASVETLTKYFRNRNYSIEKIIKARSIGCNELLLKRKK from the coding sequence ATGGCTCAAACAAAATTAAAATACTTATACGAAGAAACCTACTTATCTGACAAACATTTTAGTTTTGGAGAAAACTGGAAAATCTATCTTAAAAATTTGAACAACAAAAAAATAAAATTAGCAGAGAAATCATTAATTGACTTCTTAAAAAATAAGGATGCAATAAAAAACAAAACTTTTTTGGACCTTGGCTGCGGAAGCGGGCTTTTTTCACTTGCATCAATTAATCTGGGTGCTAAAAAAGTTGTCAGTGTAGATGTAGACAAAGATTCTGTGGCTTGCGCTCAATTCTTAAAGAAAAAATATTGTAAAAATAATAATTCATGGAAAATAATCTATGGTTCTGCACTAAATGACTCTCTTTTGAAAAAATTAGGCAAATTCGATATAATTTACAGTTGGGGTGTTTTACACCACACAGGCGATATGTATAAAGCTTTTAAAAATATTGACTATGTTGCCAAAAAAGGTTCTTTTATATATCTTGCAATATATAATGACAATAGAAAAGTTCTGGAAGGTAAATCTGTTTTTTGGCATAAAATAAAAAAAATTTACAATAAGTCAGGAACATTTGTAAAACAACTGATGTATCAAACGTACAAAACATACCTTATATTGGGAATAACTACATCTGGAAAAAATCCTGCAAAGTATATCCGTGAATACGAAACATTAAGAGGTATGAATTTTTATACAGATATAAAAGATTGGTTAGGAGGATATCCATATCAATACGCGAGTGTGGAAACATTGACAAAATATTTTAGAAATAGGAATTATTCAATAGAAAAAATAATAAAGGCTAGATCTATTGGTTGTAACGAACTGTTACTTAAACGGAAAAAATGA
- a CDS encoding class I SAM-dependent methyltransferase, translating into MKKLTNKKYWNKNYDGTINVFIQKATKLSSKSFYFYDLRKKIEKYLKKKSKIMEIGCAPGNILISLSKKYDLIPHGVEYSKEGAEITKRNFEKENFETKNVLLADFFSEKFQNKNKEKYDVVCSFGFIEHFKDVKNVVKLHLDLLKKEGTLIIGIPNLSKQSNIFLEKEIIDKHNLNIMDIKKLKQIMPKNVQIKKCCYYGGPFNIGHYKYENKILEILKTIFFIFQRAILDPLFYLLSLIKIYLNNKYFSPGIVLVCVKK; encoded by the coding sequence ATGAAAAAACTGACTAATAAAAAATATTGGAACAAAAACTATGATGGTACAATAAATGTATTTATACAAAAGGCCACAAAGTTATCCTCTAAAAGCTTCTATTTTTACGATTTGAGAAAAAAAATAGAGAAGTATTTAAAGAAAAAATCTAAAATAATGGAAATAGGTTGCGCCCCCGGAAATATATTAATATCTCTTTCAAAAAAATATGACTTGATACCTCACGGCGTAGAATACTCTAAAGAAGGAGCAGAAATTACAAAAAGAAATTTTGAAAAAGAAAATTTTGAAACAAAAAATGTTCTGTTGGCAGATTTTTTTTCAGAAAAATTTCAAAATAAAAACAAGGAAAAATACGATGTGGTGTGCTCTTTTGGGTTTATAGAACATTTCAAAGATGTGAAAAACGTTGTTAAATTACATCTAGATTTACTAAAAAAAGAAGGCACACTAATAATAGGAATACCTAATCTTTCTAAACAAAGCAACATTTTCTTAGAAAAAGAAATCATAGACAAACACAACCTAAATATAATGGATATAAAAAAATTAAAACAAATAATGCCGAAGAATGTTCAAATAAAAAAATGCTGTTACTACGGAGGCCCTTTTAACATAGGTCATTATAAATATGAAAATAAAATTCTCGAGATTCTGAAAACAATCTTTTTTATTTTTCAAAGAGCGATATTAGATCCTTTATTTTACCTACTGAGTTTGATAAAAATATATTTAAATAACAAATATTTTTCTCCAGGAATAGTGCTTGTGTGTGTGAAAAAATGA
- a CDS encoding FkbM family methyltransferase, with the protein MNALNKITNILTYIYLLKEEKEEPRKLFFSFIKLGILRLIKTKRKKIKVFDYKILFYDFKTFHEIFLALFVNKEYYFKSDKKKPKIIDCGSNIGLSILFFKKKYPGCSILSFEPDKDTFKILKKNLDINKIENVVLVNKAVSSKIEKKSFYIDSKIRFSPGMSLFSRLEKQTKTTKKTTIHTTKLSKYITEWIDFMKIDIEGSEIDVLLDLDKTKKISIVNEMVIEYHHNTHDNNKLSKILEILESNNFDYEIQSLTKTPFKGEKSKFYNLLIHAFRKDAE; encoded by the coding sequence ATGAATGCACTCAATAAGATTACCAACATATTAACATACATATACTTATTAAAAGAAGAAAAAGAAGAACCTAGAAAGCTTTTTTTTTCTTTTATAAAACTAGGAATTTTAAGATTGATAAAAACAAAAAGAAAAAAAATCAAGGTCTTTGATTATAAAATATTATTTTATGACTTTAAAACATTTCACGAAATTTTTCTGGCCCTGTTTGTAAATAAAGAATACTATTTTAAATCAGACAAAAAAAAACCTAAAATAATAGACTGTGGCTCAAATATAGGTTTGTCGATTCTGTTTTTCAAAAAAAAATATCCTGGCTGCAGTATCTTAAGTTTTGAACCGGACAAAGACACATTTAAAATACTCAAAAAAAATCTTGATATAAATAAAATAGAAAATGTTGTTTTGGTTAATAAAGCAGTAAGTTCTAAAATCGAGAAAAAAAGTTTTTATATAGATTCTAAAATAAGATTTTCGCCTGGTATGAGTCTTTTCTCAAGATTGGAAAAACAAACGAAAACAACAAAGAAAACTACAATACACACAACAAAATTGTCTAAATATATAACTGAATGGATAGATTTTATGAAAATAGATATAGAAGGAAGTGAAATCGATGTTCTATTAGATTTAGATAAGACAAAAAAAATAAGCATAGTTAATGAAATGGTTATAGAATATCATCACAATACACATGACAACAATAAATTATCAAAAATTTTAGAAATTTTGGAAAGTAACAATTTTGATTATGAAATTCAGTCTTTGACAAAAACACCATTTAAAGGGGAAAAAAGCAAATTCTATAATTTGCTAATACACGCTTTTAGAAAAGATGCTGAGTAA
- a CDS encoding FkbM family methyltransferase, protein MKKNIQLNNLNNVVVKSYALYNNETILKLWVCEDNDGAHTLDKQFSKFNQGYNYTSFRNIAVKRCNSFFKSKVDFAKINVEGHEEEVLEGMKRNLKHIKYL, encoded by the coding sequence TTGAAGAAAAATATACAATTAAATAATTTGAATAATGTTGTTGTGAAGTCATACGCTCTTTATAATAATGAAACTATTTTAAAATTGTGGGTTTGTGAAGATAACGACGGTGCGCACACATTAGACAAGCAGTTTTCAAAATTTAATCAGGGATATAATTATACTTCTTTTCGAAATATCGCTGTGAAAAGATGTAACTCTTTTTTCAAGTCTAAAGTAGACTTTGCGAAGATAAATGTTGAAGGGCATGAAGAAGAAGTGTTAGAAGGTATGAAAAGAAATCTCAAGCACATTAAATATTTATGA
- a CDS encoding HAD hydrolase family protein: protein MNCVIFDVDGVFTTGQFLYTKDGKIGKMFGAHDADGIKLLKNKIKIQAISADKRGFEITKRRIQDDMGIKLTLISEKERLDWLKENFDLKTTIYVGDGIHDAKIFDEVGYSIAPKNAFKLTRDKADYVTEHNSGEGAVLDACLHIIEKFLGGLNFE from the coding sequence ATGAACTGTGTTATTTTTGATGTGGATGGGGTATTTACAACAGGACAATTTCTCTATACAAAAGATGGTAAAATAGGAAAGATGTTTGGCGCTCACGATGCAGATGGTATAAAATTGCTAAAAAATAAAATAAAAATTCAAGCCATTTCTGCTGATAAAAGGGGATTTGAAATAACTAAAAGAAGGATTCAGGACGACATGGGCATAAAATTAACACTTATATCCGAAAAAGAAAGACTTGATTGGCTGAAAGAAAATTTTGATTTGAAAACAACGATATATGTGGGTGATGGAATTCACGATGCTAAAATTTTTGATGAAGTAGGGTATAGTATTGCTCCAAAGAATGCGTTTAAATTGACAAGAGATAAGGCAGATTATGTTACTGAGCACAATTCTGGAGAAGGCGCTGTGCTTGATGCGTGTTTACACATAATCGAAAAATTTTTGGGGGGCCTCAATTTTGAGTAG